The Cryptococcus neoformans var. neoformans B-3501A chromosome 4, whole genome shotgun sequence genome has a window encoding:
- a CDS encoding hypothetical protein (Match to ESTs gb|CF191107.1|CF191107, gb|CF191383.1|CF191383; HMMPfam hit to Got1, Got1-like family, score: 136.2, E(): 7.1e-38) translates to MWLSDGQKIGIALVAFGIFFQFLGIILFFDGPFLALGNILFLSGLPLIIGLTKTFYFFSRREKWRGTLCFFGGIILVFAKRPIIGIIIEFVGFIGLFGSFFPVILQALRQTPFIGPILSLPYIRGAADRLAGVRQSAV, encoded by the exons ATGTGGTTAAGTGACGGGCAAA AGATTGGAATCGCCCTCGTGGCTTTCGGCATATTCTTCCAGTTCTTAG GTATCATACTGTTCTTTGATGGCCCTTTCCTTGCTCTGGGAAAC ATCTTGTTCCTTTCAGGACTCCCACTTATTATTGGCTTAACGAAGACTTTTTACTTCTTCTCGCGTCGTGAGAAATGGAGAGGAACTCTTTGCTTCTTTGGTGGAAT AATACTCGTTTTTGCTAAACGGCCAATCATTGGAATCATCATAGAATTTGTGGGATTCATCGGTCTCTTTGG CTCCTTTTTCCCTGTTATTCTTCAAGCCCTCCGACAAACACCATTCATTGGGCCCATCCTGTCTTTACCGTACATACGAGGG GCTGCAGACAGGCTCGCTGGCGTCCGACAAAGTGCTGTTTGA
- a CDS encoding hypothetical protein (HMMPfam hit to DUF1212, Protein of unknown function (DUF1212), score: 115.7, E(): 1.1e-31), whose amino-acid sequence MSIPDNPFQPPTDTSPPTLQLEATSHDDGQSIKSGINGSPMPAGSPHSHLSPPSEIASPRPVLSNLQHLGPGVKTPRRVQWTSDPHIVQLQPVEPAPGSPQTLDPSNIDEFRDALERHRSGGAGRRPPSQLSRQSSASGSVTRHGTDDEEDYDYRTDVDPPQRPDIERHDTDETMYESNLIDNGMRGHVSQYIAPGETDGLPNIPQMSRENQNDTAKDLVRAHTGKWGVLRRRVRGAGAVKGALNAAAPNRKRGDDGEEEEKRRSGEHDRASQDAFAARYPEPRKALYGQQNDQHSANTSAASSRRGSEDEYSSGDERSAAKGGRHAWRHLGRRSADEGLPAFAVHDQPRPSNVQPPRVSQGSLDPNDPTSPTSPGFGPDSGQDHEYSRTQSRYDDTPGSPGFKGFFQRAKEQLQYNRPDAARNAGGVFGALIQNTQNLSGAATPAASTLAPAARRPGYQLNRYSLGDVNDETRKGPWRPPSRPSSGAGSRSGSRPASIHSSTAVSGNGESPKDDSGNSFGGKKAISSDDLMSMRKANESTLSLGGKKRPKTGLHLESLAHLPVAAVKGGGKQIKNAEKWLLGGKTPLGSTPPEKGGADYFHRPLTEDERRRKEWEAEKKKRKKAREARKKQEIFIIQHVAAILSRQQFLLKLARALMMFGSPSHRLETQIQATAKVLEINCQVVYLPGTMLVSFGDDATHTSETKFLKQSTGLDLGKLQATHHLYWNVVHDKMSVDQASKDLDVLMTTPVYYTWWQTLAIGALCSAFISVMAFYGSFIDALMSMVLGATLVGVQMLAARNDMFSNVFEIAIATLISFVAAALASTKVFCYTALVSGGVVLILPGYIVLSGALELASRNITAGAVRIGYSVIYSLFLGFGISMGAVIYSKITKHDVLNSNDYTCGNTHYSGSPWYMETPSAWWYFLCAPGFSLGLSLKNQQPLWAKELPVMVIISCAGWTSNHFSALAFPGRSDLTSAIGSFVVGTLGNIYGRFSNGSSFPVTVPGILIQLPSGLSNGGIFNFATESSSGSSTAYSDGFSVAEQLVAVAIGLTVGLFVSAAVCHPFGGGRRRGAGIFAF is encoded by the exons ATGTCTATTCCCGACAATCCCTTCCAGCCTCCTACAGACACATCGCCACCGACTTTACAGCTGGAGGCCACCAGTCACGACGATGGCCAGTCTATCAAATCGGGTATCAATGGCAGTCCCATGCCCGCGGGTTCTCCTCAttcccatctttctcctccatctgAGATAGCCTCTCCGCGTCCAGTGTTATCGAATCTTCAACACTTGGGTCCAGGTGTCAAAACTCCGCGACGCGTACAATGGACGTCTGATCCCCATATCGTCCAGCTTCAACCTGTAGAGCCCGCCCCAGGTTCTCCGCAGACTCTCGATCCCAGTAATATCGACGAATTCCGGGACGCGTTAGAAAGGCACAGATCTGGAGGTGCCGGAAGACGTCCCCCTAGTCAGCTTAGCAGACAAAGCAGTGCAAGTGGAAGCGTTACGCGCCATGGAacagacgacgaagaagattaTGACTATCGAACTGATGTTGATCCTCCTCAGCGCCCAGACATCGAGAGGCACGATACCGATGAAACAATGTACGAATCAAATCTCATTGATAACGGTATGCGTGGTCATGTCTCTCAGTATATCGCACCAGGAGAAACAGACGGACTTCCCAATATTCCGCAAATGTCGAGGGAGAATCAGAACGACACAGCTAAAGATCTAGTCAGGGCCCACACTGGCAAGTGGGGTgtgttgagaagaagggtgaggGGTGCTGGAGCTGTCAAAGGGGCTCTTAATGCAGCAGCGCCAAACAGGAAACGTGGTGAcgatggagaggaggaagagaaacgAAGGAGTGGTGAGCACGACAGGGCTTCTCAAGATGCCTTTGCCGCGAGATATCCGGAGCCTAGAAAAG CATTATACGGTCAGCAGAATGACCAACATTCTGCCAATACTTCTGCCGCCAGTTCAAGGCGAGGATCTGAAGATGAGTATTCGTCTGGAGATGAGCGATCAGCTGCTAAAGGGGGAAGACATGCGTGGCGGCACCTCGGCAGGCGATCGGCAGACGAAGGTCTTCCTGCATTTGCAGTGCATGATCAACCTCGTCCGTCCAACGTGCAACCTCCCCGCGTTTCCCAAGGTTCGCTGGATCCCAATGATCCGACTTCTCCAACCTCACCAGGTTTCGGCCCCGATTCAGGTCAAGATCACGAATATTCGCGTACCCAATCTAGGTACGACGACACACCTGGATCCCCTGGATTCAAGGGATTCTTCCAGAGGGCAAAGGAGCAGCTGCAGTACAATCGTCCGGACGCAGCTAGGAACGCGGGAGGTGTATTTGGCGCTCTCATTCAAAATACTCAAAACCTTTCAGGTGCTGCTACTCCGGCCGCTTCCACTCTTGCCCCGGCTGCTAGGCGCCCCGGTTATCAGTTGAACAGGTACTCACTTGGGGATGTCAACGATGAGACGCGTAAGGGGCCTTGGCGACCGCCTTCCCGTCCCAGTTCTGGAGCGGGCTCCCGAAGTGGTTCTCGTCCGGCATCCATTCATTCATCTACAGCCGTTTCCGGCAACGGCGAGTCTCCCAAGGATGACAGCGGCAACTCTTTCGGTGGCAAGAAAGCTATATCGAGCGACGACCTTATGAGCATGCGTAAAGCAAACGAGAGTACTTTAAGCCTTGGGGGCAAAAAACGTCCCAAAACGGGCTTGCATCTCGAGTCATTGGCCCATCTCCCTGTCGCAGCGGTAAAAGGCGGCGGAAAGCAAATCAAGAATGCCGAAAAGTGGCTGCTCGGCGGGAAAACGCCTTTGGGATCAACGCCTCCTGAGAAAGGCGGTGCCGATTACTTCCACAGGCCATTGACTGAAGATGAGCGGCGTCGAAAGGAGTGGGAAgcggaaaagaaaaagagaaagaaggcgagggaggctaggaagaagcaggagatCTTT ATTATTCAACACGTTGCTGCCATTCTGTCGAGACAACAGTTCTTGCTCAAGCTTGCTCGTGCCTTGATGAT GTTTGGCTCTCCTTCTCACCGTCTTGAGACGCAAATCCAGGCTACTGCCAAGGTGCTTGAGATCAATTGTCAAGTCGTCTATCTTCCTGGAACTATGCTCGTCTCTTTTGGTGATGACGCTACACACACGTCCGAGACCAAATTCTTGAAACAGTCTACTGGCCTCGATCTAGGCAAGCTTCAAGCCACCCATCACCTGTATTGGAATGTCGTCCATGACAAGATGTCTGTTGATCAGGCCAGCAAAGACCTTGATGTTTTGATGACGACGCCAGTCTACTATACTTGGTGGCAGACTCTGGCTATCGGTGCCCTTTGTTCCGCATTTATTTCTGTGATGGCTTTCTATGG TTCTTTCATCGACGCCCTCATGTCCATGGTACTCGGTGCTACACTCGTCGGTGTTCAAATGCTTGCGGCTCGAAACGACATGTTCTCCAACGTATTTGAAATCGCCATTGCCACGCTTATTTCCTTTGTTGCTGCAGCTCTGGCCTCGACAAAGGTTTTCTGTTATACAGCGTTGGTCAGTGGTGGAGTAGTTTTAATCCTTCCTGGTTATATCGTCTTGTCGGGCGCTTTAGAGTTGGCTTCCAGAAACATCACTGCAGGCGCTGTACGAATTGGTTATA GTGTTATCtactctcttttcctcggTTTTGGTATTTCCATGGGTGCCGTCATCTATTCCAAGATAACGAAGCACGAT GTGTTAAACTCAAATGACTATACCTGTGGGAACACTCATTATAGCGGGTCCCCTTGGTACATGGAAACTCCGTCGGCTTGGTGGT ACTTCTTGTGTGCCCCAGGGTTCTCCCTCGGTCTATCACTCAAGAATCAGCAGCCGTTATGGGCCAAAGAGCTG CCTGTGATGGTCATTATTTCGTGTGCTGGATGGACGTCCAATCACTTTTCGGCGTTGGCGTTCCCTGGCCGATCGGATTTGACCTCTGCTATTGGTAGTTTTGTGGTTGGTACCCTGGGTAACATTTATGGACGATTCTCCAAC GGTTCGTCTTTCCCCGTGACGGTGCCTGGTATTCTCATCCAATTGCCGTCCGGTTTGTCCAACGGTGGTATCTTCAACTTTGCGACCGAATCGTCTAGTGGGTCTTCCACGGCGTATAGCGACGGTTTCTCTGTGGCCGAGCAGTTGGTGGCCGTTGCGATTGGTTTGAC CGTCGGTCTGTTTGTCAGTGCGGCGGTCTGCCATCCATTTGGCGGCGGCCGCAGGAGAGGAGCTGGTATCTTCGCGTTTTAG